A section of the Streptomyces sp. V3I8 genome encodes:
- a CDS encoding sulfurtransferase — translation MNAIISASRLASDLAGPNPPVVLDVRWQLGGPNLRQAYEEAHIPGAVYVDLDTELAGPAGAAGRHPLPDPEAFGAAMRAAGVSGDRDVVVYDGGLGWAAARAWWLLSWTGHPAVRVLDGGLAAWSGPVESGRTVPAAGTFVPAPGAVPVLDADGAASLARTGLLLDARAAERYRGDIEPIDRVGGHIPGAVSAPTTENVAESGRFRPAGELADRFTSLGADGTTEVGVYCGSGVSGAHEVLALAVAGVPAALYVGSWSEWSRDEGRPVATGPEPQ, via the coding sequence ATGAACGCCATCATCTCCGCATCCCGACTCGCGAGCGACCTGGCAGGCCCGAACCCGCCGGTCGTCCTGGACGTCCGCTGGCAGCTCGGCGGGCCGAATCTCCGCCAGGCCTACGAGGAGGCGCACATCCCGGGGGCCGTCTACGTGGACCTCGACACCGAACTCGCCGGTCCCGCGGGCGCGGCGGGCCGTCATCCACTGCCCGACCCGGAAGCTTTCGGAGCGGCCATGCGCGCGGCCGGGGTGTCCGGGGACCGGGACGTGGTCGTGTACGACGGAGGGCTCGGCTGGGCCGCCGCACGCGCCTGGTGGCTGTTGAGCTGGACGGGTCACCCGGCGGTGCGTGTGCTTGACGGCGGCCTGGCGGCCTGGAGCGGTCCGGTCGAGAGCGGCCGGACGGTGCCGGCCGCCGGGACCTTCGTACCGGCTCCCGGAGCGGTGCCCGTACTGGACGCCGACGGCGCCGCCTCGCTGGCCCGCACCGGTCTGCTCCTCGACGCCCGGGCCGCCGAGCGCTACCGCGGCGACATCGAGCCGATCGACCGGGTCGGCGGTCACATCCCGGGCGCGGTCTCGGCGCCGACCACGGAAAATGTGGCCGAATCCGGTCGGTTCCGCCCGGCCGGTGAACTCGCCGACCGCTTCACGTCCCTGGGTGCCGACGGCACCACCGAGGTGGGCGTTTACTGCGGGTCGGGCGTCTCCGGCGCGCACGAGGTGCTGGCGCTGGCGGTCGCGGGCGTCCCGGCCGCGCTGTACGTGGGTTCCTGGTCGGAGTGGTCGCGGGACGAGGGGCGCCCGGTCGCCACCGGCCCCGAACCGCAGTAG
- a CDS encoding VOC family protein — MTEAPGSAGLNGTVYAPGTPCWVSLMVHGLTATQEFYGKLFGWEFRPGPQQLGAYVRARLGGHEVAGIGLLPSDRHLPVAWTPYLASDDVDLTAETVRHCGGTVGVGPLVADEAGRLAIASDPSGAVFGVWQAASHLGAGITGVPGSLAWNELVTRDCESVATFYGTVFGYEEEPVVSADLDYLTLRVKGHPVAGIHGVGGALPRDRGAHWMTYFEVADVDTAVTQVVDLGGHVLEAAHESPHGRVAAVTDPEGAAFSVVRTRR, encoded by the coding sequence ATGACCGAGGCACCGGGGTCGGCCGGCCTGAACGGCACTGTGTACGCGCCCGGCACACCCTGCTGGGTGAGTCTGATGGTGCACGGGCTGACCGCGACCCAGGAGTTCTACGGGAAACTGTTCGGCTGGGAGTTCCGGCCCGGCCCGCAGCAACTGGGCGCCTATGTGCGGGCGCGGCTGGGCGGGCACGAGGTGGCGGGCATCGGCCTGCTCCCGTCGGACCGGCACCTGCCCGTCGCGTGGACGCCCTACCTCGCCTCGGACGACGTGGACCTGACGGCGGAGACGGTCCGGCACTGCGGCGGCACGGTCGGCGTGGGGCCGCTGGTCGCCGACGAGGCCGGCCGCCTGGCGATCGCCTCGGACCCCTCCGGCGCGGTGTTCGGCGTCTGGCAGGCCGCATCCCACCTCGGTGCGGGCATCACCGGCGTCCCCGGGAGCCTCGCCTGGAACGAGCTGGTCACACGGGACTGCGAGAGTGTCGCCACGTTCTACGGGACGGTCTTCGGCTACGAGGAGGAGCCCGTCGTCTCCGCCGATCTCGACTACCTCACCCTGCGCGTCAAGGGCCATCCGGTGGCCGGCATCCACGGCGTCGGCGGCGCCCTCCCCCGGGACCGCGGCGCCCACTGGATGACGTACTTCGAGGTCGCGGACGTGGACACGGCCGTGACCCAGGTCGTCGACCTCGGCGGACACGTCCTCGAGGCGGCCCACGAGAGCCCGCACGGCCGGGTCGCCGCGGTGACGGACCCGGAGGGCGCGGCGTTCTCGGTGGTCCGGACGAGGCGCTGA
- a CDS encoding thymidine kinase has product MPELVFFSGTMDCGKSTLALQIEHNRSARGLQGMIFTRDDRAGEGKLSSRLGLVTDAVEVEDDQDVYAYLVDHLSQGGRADYVIADEAQFLAPEQIDQLARVVDDLDIDVFAFGITTDFRSKLFPGSQRLVELADRVEVLQVEALCWCGARATHNARTIGGRMVVEGAQVVVGDVDQSEDIGYEVLCRRHHSRRMTAATARAGALSPDVLPVDAAARR; this is encoded by the coding sequence ATGCCCGAGCTGGTGTTCTTCTCCGGAACCATGGACTGCGGGAAGTCGACACTGGCTCTGCAGATCGAGCACAACCGCTCGGCCCGCGGCCTGCAGGGCATGATCTTCACCCGCGACGACCGCGCGGGCGAGGGCAAGCTGTCCTCCCGCCTCGGCCTGGTCACGGACGCGGTGGAGGTCGAGGACGACCAGGACGTGTACGCGTACCTCGTCGACCACCTCTCGCAGGGCGGCCGCGCGGACTACGTCATCGCCGACGAGGCGCAGTTCCTCGCCCCCGAGCAGATCGACCAGCTCGCCCGCGTGGTCGACGACCTGGACATCGACGTCTTCGCCTTCGGCATCACGACCGACTTCCGCTCCAAGCTCTTCCCGGGCTCCCAGCGCCTCGTCGAACTCGCGGACCGCGTCGAGGTCCTGCAGGTCGAGGCCCTGTGCTGGTGCGGCGCCCGCGCCACGCACAACGCCCGCACCATAGGGGGCCGCATGGTGGTGGAGGGCGCCCAGGTCGTCGTCGGTGACGTCGACCAGTCGGAGGACATCGGCTACGAGGTGCTGTGCCGCCGCCACCACAGCCGGCGGATGACCGCGGCCACCGCCAGGGCGGGAGCGCTGTCCCCGGACGTGCTGCCGGTGGACGCCGCGGCCCGCCGCTGA
- a CDS encoding alkaline phosphatase family protein, translating to MSQHVWDHPEPLTVGSAPVPEYGTGSLADLLPTLAAGMGVPDMTASLAELGPADRNCVFLIDGLGWEQLKAHPDEAPFMTSLLGSSRGGTGRPITAGYPATTATSLASVGTGLPPGAHGLPGYTVRDPGTGELMNQLRWIPWTKPTTWQPYPTVFQLADAAGVHTAQVSAPHFQNTPLTKIALSGGTFHGRLTGEDRMDCAAEQLAAGDRSLVYTYYAEVDGKGHRFGIDSDAWRGQLMYVDRLVQRLAEQLPPRAALYVTADHGMLDVPFDEQHRIDFDEDWELRAGVALLGGEGRARHVYAVPGAESDVLTCWREVLGEQFWVASRDEAIAAGWFGPHVDERVHARIGDVVAAARDDVLITASEREPKESLMVGNHGSMTPAEQHVPLLEVRS from the coding sequence ATGTCCCAGCACGTCTGGGACCACCCGGAGCCACTCACCGTCGGCTCCGCGCCCGTCCCCGAGTACGGAACCGGTTCCCTCGCGGACCTGCTGCCCACCCTGGCCGCCGGCATGGGCGTACCGGACATGACCGCCTCGCTCGCGGAGCTGGGTCCGGCCGACCGCAACTGCGTCTTCCTGATCGACGGCCTGGGCTGGGAGCAGCTGAAGGCGCACCCGGACGAGGCCCCGTTCATGACCTCCCTGCTGGGCAGCTCGCGCGGCGGCACCGGTCGGCCGATCACCGCCGGCTATCCCGCGACCACCGCGACCTCGCTCGCCTCGGTCGGCACCGGACTGCCGCCGGGGGCCCACGGACTGCCCGGCTACACCGTGCGCGACCCGGGGACCGGCGAGCTGATGAACCAGCTGCGCTGGATCCCCTGGACCAAGCCGACCACGTGGCAGCCGTACCCGACGGTGTTCCAGCTGGCCGACGCGGCGGGCGTGCACACGGCGCAGGTGTCCGCACCGCACTTCCAGAACACCCCTCTGACCAAGATCGCGCTCAGCGGCGGGACGTTCCACGGCCGGCTGACCGGCGAGGACCGGATGGACTGCGCGGCCGAGCAACTGGCCGCGGGGGACCGCTCGCTGGTCTACACGTACTACGCCGAGGTGGACGGCAAGGGCCACCGCTTCGGCATCGACTCCGACGCCTGGCGCGGACAGCTCATGTACGTGGACCGGCTGGTCCAGCGCCTGGCCGAGCAACTGCCGCCGCGCGCCGCCCTCTACGTCACCGCCGACCACGGCATGCTCGACGTCCCCTTCGACGAGCAGCACCGCATCGACTTCGACGAGGACTGGGAACTGCGCGCGGGGGTCGCCCTGCTGGGCGGCGAAGGCCGCGCCCGGCACGTCTACGCGGTCCCGGGCGCCGAGTCGGACGTCCTGACCTGCTGGCGCGAGGTGCTCGGCGAGCAGTTCTGGGTGGCCTCGCGCGACGAGGCGATCGCGGCGGGCTGGTTCGGACCGCACGTCGACGAGCGGGTCCACGCGCGCATCGGCGACGTCGTCGCGGCCGCCCGGGACGACGTGCTGATCACCGCGTCCGAGCGGGAGCCGAAGGAGTCGCTGATGGTCGGCAACCACGGCTCGATGACCCCGGCGGAACAGCACGTCCCGCTCCTGGAAGTACGTTCCTGA
- a CDS encoding DUF5998 family protein — MAKTSTTTQGLRAAIERSGYYPALVAEAVEAAVGGEPIRSYLVHQETTFDANEVRRHVTVLVLTGNRFIVSHTDEQAADSTSPTPYATTSTESVKLGRISSVVLSRVVANPEKYVVGTLPREVVLTIGWGAVARIDLEPAACGDSNCEADHGYTGSSTADDLSLRVSEAGDGPDAVRQTLAFAQSLSEATTDVTR, encoded by the coding sequence ATGGCCAAGACCAGTACGACGACCCAGGGGCTGCGAGCGGCGATCGAGCGCAGCGGCTACTACCCGGCCCTCGTGGCCGAGGCGGTGGAGGCCGCTGTGGGCGGCGAGCCGATCCGGTCGTACCTGGTCCACCAGGAGACCACGTTCGACGCCAACGAGGTGCGTCGGCACGTCACGGTGCTCGTCCTCACGGGCAACCGCTTCATCGTGAGCCACACGGACGAGCAGGCGGCTGACAGCACGTCGCCGACGCCGTACGCGACCACGTCCACCGAGTCCGTGAAGCTCGGCCGGATCTCGTCGGTGGTGCTCAGCCGCGTCGTGGCGAACCCCGAGAAGTACGTCGTGGGGACGCTGCCGCGCGAGGTCGTCCTCACCATCGGCTGGGGCGCGGTCGCCCGCATCGACCTGGAGCCCGCGGCCTGCGGCGACTCCAACTGCGAGGCCGACCACGGCTACACCGGCAGCTCGACGGCGGACGACCTGAGCCTGCGCGTCAGCGAGGCCGGGGACGGCCCGGACGCCGTGCGCCAGACGCTCGCCTTCGCACAGTCGCTCTCCGAGGCGACCACGGACGTCACCCGCTGA
- a CDS encoding bifunctional GNAT family N-acetyltransferase/acetate--CoA ligase family protein — MQTPTDRHEYPAHWEADVVLRDGGTARVRPITADDADRLVSFYEQVSAESKYYRFFAPYPRLSAKDVHRFTHHDFVDRVGLAATVGGEFIATVRYDRISADGMPASAPADEAEVAFLVQDAHQGRGVASALLEHIAAVARERGVRRFAAEVLPANNKMIKVFTDAGYRQKRSFEDGVVRLEFGLEPTDRSLAVQRAREQRAEARSVARLLAPGSVAVVGAGRTPGGVGRSILENLRDAGFTGRLYAVNGALGEKELAGVPAHRSVRDIGEPVDLAVIAVPAERVPEAVAQCGEHGVQGLVVVSAGYAESGPEGRERQRELVRQVRTYGMRLIGPNAFGVINASPRTRLNASLAPEMPRTGRIGLFAQSGAIGIALLSRLHRRGGGVTGVTGVSTFVSSGNRADVSGNDVLQYWYDDPDTDVALMYLESIGNPRKFTRLARRTAAAKPLVVVQGARHGGAAPQGHAVRATRLPHATVSALLRQAGVIRVDTITELVDAGLLLARQPLPAGPRVAILGNSESLGLLTYDACLAQGLRPLPPRDLTTNASAGDFRTALAHALADEACDAVVVTAIPAVGERSAGDAALAQALRSASAAAPDKPVLVVHVELGGLAQALSAAAGTAPQPAPAPAGSTADAGSTADAGSTADAGSAAAGDAHPVRPADGPPPAVAQDDRAADPGAGAPSRLIPAYPAAERAVRALAEAVRYGQWRREDADPGRVPEYEDIDEKGAAGQIARLLAAGEPGEDGLVLGPDDTCDLLARYGIGVRRALSAPTPEEAVAAADRLGYPVALKTTAPHLRHRADLGGVRLDLADEGQLRRAYAELTGLFGEPGELRPVVQGMAPRGVDTVVHAVIDPAAGAVLSFGLAGAASELLGDTAHRLIPVTDRDAASLVRSIRTAPLLFGWRGSAPADVAALEELLLRLSRLVDDHPEVVSVSLEPAVVAPRGLSVLGASVRLAPPPARDDLGPRTLPVY, encoded by the coding sequence ATGCAGACCCCGACGGACCGGCACGAGTACCCCGCGCACTGGGAGGCCGACGTCGTGCTGCGCGACGGCGGCACCGCGCGCGTCCGGCCCATCACGGCCGACGACGCCGACCGCCTGGTCAGCTTCTACGAGCAGGTGTCCGCCGAGTCGAAGTACTACCGCTTCTTCGCGCCGTACCCGCGCCTGTCCGCCAAGGACGTCCACCGCTTCACCCACCACGACTTCGTGGACCGGGTGGGGCTCGCGGCCACCGTCGGCGGCGAGTTCATCGCCACCGTGCGCTACGACCGCATCAGCGCGGACGGCATGCCCGCCTCCGCCCCCGCGGACGAGGCGGAGGTCGCCTTCCTCGTCCAGGACGCCCATCAGGGCCGCGGCGTGGCGTCCGCCCTGCTCGAGCACATCGCGGCCGTCGCCCGCGAGCGGGGCGTGCGCCGGTTCGCCGCCGAGGTGCTGCCCGCCAACAACAAGATGATCAAGGTCTTCACGGACGCCGGGTACCGGCAGAAGCGCAGCTTCGAGGACGGCGTCGTACGCCTGGAGTTCGGCCTGGAGCCCACCGACCGCTCGCTGGCCGTGCAGCGCGCGCGGGAGCAGCGGGCGGAGGCACGCTCGGTGGCCCGCCTCCTCGCGCCCGGTTCGGTCGCGGTCGTCGGAGCCGGCCGCACGCCCGGGGGAGTGGGGCGCAGCATCCTGGAGAACCTGCGCGACGCCGGATTCACCGGCCGCCTGTACGCGGTGAACGGGGCGCTCGGGGAGAAGGAGCTGGCCGGTGTCCCGGCCCACCGCAGCGTGCGGGACATCGGCGAGCCCGTCGACCTCGCCGTGATCGCCGTTCCGGCCGAACGGGTGCCCGAGGCGGTCGCGCAGTGCGGTGAGCACGGCGTGCAAGGACTGGTCGTGGTGTCCGCGGGGTACGCCGAGAGCGGCCCCGAGGGCAGGGAGCGCCAGCGCGAACTCGTCCGCCAGGTCCGTACGTACGGAATGCGGCTCATCGGGCCGAACGCCTTCGGCGTCATCAACGCCTCGCCGCGGACGCGGCTCAACGCCTCGCTCGCGCCGGAGATGCCACGCACCGGCCGCATCGGCCTGTTCGCCCAGTCCGGGGCCATCGGGATCGCGCTGCTGTCCCGTCTGCACCGGCGCGGCGGCGGGGTCACGGGTGTGACGGGCGTGTCGACCTTCGTCTCCTCGGGCAACCGGGCGGACGTGTCCGGGAACGACGTCCTTCAGTACTGGTACGACGACCCCGACACCGATGTCGCGCTGATGTACCTCGAATCGATCGGGAACCCGCGGAAGTTCACCCGCCTCGCGCGGCGCACGGCGGCGGCCAAGCCACTGGTCGTCGTCCAGGGCGCCCGGCACGGCGGAGCGGCGCCCCAGGGGCACGCGGTACGGGCCACCCGGCTGCCCCACGCCACGGTGTCCGCGCTGCTGCGGCAGGCCGGGGTCATCCGGGTGGACACGATCACGGAGCTGGTCGACGCGGGACTGCTGCTGGCCCGCCAGCCGCTGCCCGCCGGCCCCAGGGTGGCGATCCTCGGGAACTCCGAATCGCTCGGGCTCCTGACGTACGACGCGTGTCTCGCCCAAGGACTGCGGCCCCTGCCGCCCCGAGACCTGACCACCAACGCCTCGGCCGGGGACTTCCGTACCGCGCTGGCGCACGCGCTGGCCGACGAGGCGTGCGACGCCGTGGTGGTCACCGCCATTCCGGCGGTGGGGGAGCGGTCGGCCGGGGACGCCGCCCTCGCGCAGGCCCTGCGGTCGGCCTCGGCCGCGGCTCCCGACAAGCCGGTCCTCGTGGTCCACGTGGAGCTGGGCGGCCTCGCGCAAGCCCTGTCCGCGGCCGCCGGCACCGCACCACAGCCCGCCCCCGCCCCTGCCGGAAGCACGGCGGACGCCGGAAGCACAGCGGATGCCGGGAGCACGGCGGATGCCGGGAGCGCGGCGGCCGGCGACGCCCACCCGGTCCGCCCGGCCGACGGCCCCCCGCCGGCGGTGGCGCAGGACGACCGGGCGGCGGATCCCGGGGCCGGGGCCCCCTCCCGCCTCATCCCGGCCTACCCCGCCGCCGAGCGGGCCGTCCGCGCGCTCGCCGAAGCCGTCAGATACGGCCAGTGGCGGCGCGAGGACGCCGATCCCGGCCGGGTGCCCGAGTACGAGGACATCGACGAGAAGGGCGCGGCCGGACAGATCGCCCGCCTCCTCGCCGCCGGGGAACCGGGTGAGGACGGCCTCGTACTGGGCCCCGACGACACCTGCGACCTCCTCGCCCGGTACGGCATCGGCGTCCGCCGCGCCCTGTCCGCGCCCACGCCCGAGGAGGCCGTGGCGGCGGCGGACCGCCTGGGCTACCCCGTGGCCCTGAAGACCACCGCCCCGCACCTGCGCCACCGCGCCGACCTGGGCGGCGTCCGGCTGGACCTCGCGGACGAAGGACAACTGCGGCGGGCGTACGCCGAGTTGACCGGCCTGTTCGGAGAGCCCGGGGAACTGCGCCCGGTGGTCCAGGGCATGGCGCCCCGGGGCGTCGACACGGTCGTCCACGCGGTCATCGACCCGGCGGCCGGGGCGGTGCTCTCCTTCGGGCTCGCCGGGGCGGCGTCGGAGCTGCTCGGGGACACCGCGCACCGGCTGATCCCGGTCACCGACCGTGACGCGGCCTCCCTGGTCCGCTCCATCCGCACCGCGCCGCTCCTCTTCGGCTGGCGGGGTTCCGCCCCGGCGGACGTCGCGGCACTGGAGGAACTGCTGCTCCGCCTGTCACGCCTGGTCGACGACCACCCGGAGGTCGTCTCCGTGTCCCTGGAGCCCGCCGTCGTCGCCCCGCGCGGACTGAGCGTGCTCGGCGCCTCCGTGCGACTCGCCCCACCGCCCGCCCGCGACGACCTCGGCCCCCGCACCCTTCCCGTGTACTGA
- a CDS encoding HPr family phosphocarrier protein — protein MAERRVNVGWAEGLHARPASIFVRAVTASGVPVTIAKAGGDPVNAASMLGVLGLGAQGGEEIVLASDADGADTALDRLAKLVSEGLEELPETV, from the coding sequence ATGGCTGAGCGCCGCGTCAACGTCGGCTGGGCCGAGGGTCTTCACGCCCGCCCCGCCTCCATCTTCGTCCGGGCGGTCACGGCCTCCGGCGTCCCCGTGACGATCGCCAAGGCCGGCGGCGACCCCGTCAACGCCGCTTCCATGCTCGGGGTCCTCGGCCTGGGCGCCCAGGGTGGCGAGGAGATCGTCCTGGCCTCCGACGCCGACGGCGCGGACACCGCGCTCGACCGCCTGGCCAAGCTGGTCTCCGAGGGTCTCGAGGAGCTCCCCGAGACGGTCTGA
- a CDS encoding GntR family transcriptional regulator — protein sequence MRIPARSVCTAIRDDIVAGVYERGGRLTEELLARRYGVSRVPVREALRTLEAEGFVVTRRHAGACVAEPTEQEAADLLEMRVLLEPLGAARAAQRRTEAHLKVLRGLVRLGQERARRGNSEDLRSLGGWFHETLAQASGSPALTSTLAQLRHKIAWMYSVEAPAHPAESWTEHGAIVDAVARGDSDRARSVTALHAERATAAHRLRFPGGNRAERVRTSQHPVNTAGLRH from the coding sequence ATGCGTATTCCCGCGCGCTCGGTATGCACGGCGATCCGTGACGACATCGTCGCGGGTGTCTACGAACGCGGCGGCCGGCTCACCGAGGAACTGCTCGCGCGCCGGTACGGCGTCTCGCGGGTCCCCGTGCGCGAGGCGCTGCGCACCCTGGAGGCGGAGGGGTTCGTGGTCACGCGCCGGCACGCGGGCGCGTGCGTCGCGGAACCGACGGAGCAGGAGGCCGCCGACCTCCTGGAGATGCGCGTGCTGCTGGAGCCGCTGGGCGCCGCCCGGGCCGCCCAGCGCCGTACCGAGGCCCATCTCAAGGTGCTGCGCGGCCTGGTCAGGCTGGGACAGGAGCGGGCCAGGCGGGGCAACAGCGAGGATCTGCGCTCGCTCGGCGGCTGGTTCCACGAGACGCTCGCGCAGGCCTCGGGCAGTCCGGCACTGACCTCGACACTCGCCCAGCTGCGGCACAAGATCGCCTGGATGTACTCGGTGGAGGCGCCCGCGCACCCCGCCGAGTCCTGGACCGAGCACGGGGCCATCGTGGACGCCGTCGCCCGCGGGGACAGCGACCGGGCCCGGTCCGTCACGGCGCTGCACGCCGAACGGGCGACGGCCGCGCACCGGCTGCGCTTCCCCGGCGGGAACCGCGCCGAGCGTGTGAGGACTTCGCAACATCCCGTAAACACGGCGGGCCTGCGGCATTAA
- a CDS encoding M23 family metallopeptidase, producing the protein MAFTRATGKHRLPSRMTRTTRRTVGVAALATTGVVGTLAASPALAAEGGIEQTGPLKAVTMGDSVAHEIDAQATAQRQAAEQAAAREKAEADAKKRAEEAAAKAEKEREAKVRAAREAERKRLNAYTAPIAGSYVSTSYQAGGGIWSSGSHTGIDFHAAGGTPVHAVGSGTVVEAGWGGAYGNQVVIRMTDGTYTQYGHLSSIGVTVGQTVTPGQRIALSGATGNVTGAHLHFEARTTAEYGSDMDPVAYLRGHGVNV; encoded by the coding sequence ATGGCGTTCACCCGCGCCACGGGGAAGCACCGTCTTCCCAGCCGCATGACGCGTACCACCCGCAGGACCGTCGGCGTCGCCGCCCTCGCCACCACCGGCGTCGTGGGCACCCTGGCCGCCTCGCCGGCGCTCGCCGCCGAGGGCGGGATCGAGCAGACGGGGCCCCTCAAGGCCGTCACCATGGGCGACTCGGTCGCCCACGAGATCGACGCGCAGGCCACCGCCCAGCGGCAGGCCGCCGAGCAGGCCGCCGCCCGCGAGAAGGCCGAGGCCGACGCGAAGAAGCGCGCCGAGGAGGCCGCGGCGAAGGCCGAGAAGGAGCGCGAGGCCAAGGTGCGTGCCGCCCGCGAGGCCGAGCGCAAGCGTCTCAACGCGTACACCGCGCCGATCGCCGGCTCGTACGTCTCCACCTCCTACCAGGCCGGCGGCGGCATCTGGTCCTCGGGCAGCCACACCGGCATCGACTTCCACGCCGCCGGCGGCACCCCCGTGCACGCGGTGGGCTCGGGCACGGTCGTGGAGGCGGGCTGGGGCGGCGCCTACGGCAACCAGGTCGTCATCAGGATGACCGACGGCACGTACACCCAGTACGGGCACCTGTCGTCCATCGGCGTCACGGTCGGCCAGACGGTCACGCCGGGACAGCGGATAGCCCTCTCCGGGGCGACCGGCAACGTCACCGGGGCGCACCTGCACTTCGAGGCGCGCACCACCGCCGAGTACGGATCCGACATGGACCCGGTCGCGTACCTGCGCGGGCACGGCGTGAACGTCTGA